The Cronobacter sakazakii genome has a window encoding:
- a CDS encoding DoxX family protein, translating to MKKFEDAGVLVARILMPILFIVSGFGKITGYAGTQQYMEAMGVPGFILPLVILLEFGGGLAILFGFLTRTTALITAVFTLLTAFLFHSNFAEGVNSIMFMKNFSIAGGYLLLALMGPGAYSLDRLLKKNW from the coding sequence ATGAAAAAATTCGAAGATGCTGGCGTACTGGTGGCACGTATTCTGATGCCGATTCTGTTTATCGTCTCCGGCTTTGGCAAAATTACCGGCTATGCGGGCACGCAGCAGTATATGGAAGCGATGGGCGTGCCGGGCTTTATTCTGCCGCTGGTTATCCTGCTTGAGTTCGGCGGCGGTCTGGCGATTCTCTTCGGTTTTCTGACCCGTACCACGGCGCTGATTACCGCTGTGTTTACGCTGCTCACCGCATTCCTGTTCCACAGTAACTTCGCGGAAGGCGTTAACTCGATTATGTTTATGAAGAACTTTTCTATCGCGGGTGGCTATCTGCTGCTGGCGCTGATGGGTCCTGGCGCGTACAGCCTGGATCGTCTGCTGAAGAAAAACTGGTAA
- a CDS encoding DUF805 domain-containing protein yields the protein MYWYIKAFRNYFGFTGRARRKEYWMFTLVNLILAGVMVALDTILGLRVIGEQGLLTLIYGLAVLLPALAVQFRRLHDTDRTARWLFVLLIPVIGWLMIIAFNTQEGTHGENRFGPDPKHHH from the coding sequence ATGTACTGGTACATAAAAGCGTTTAGAAATTACTTCGGGTTTACCGGCCGGGCGCGTCGTAAAGAGTACTGGATGTTCACCCTGGTAAATCTCATTCTGGCGGGCGTCATGGTGGCGCTCGATACCATACTTGGGCTGCGCGTTATCGGCGAACAAGGGCTGCTCACGCTGATTTATGGGCTGGCCGTGTTACTGCCCGCGCTGGCGGTACAGTTCCGCCGCCTGCATGATACAGACCGCACCGCGCGGTGGCTGTTTGTCCTGTTGATCCCGGTTATCGGCTGGCTGATGATCATTGCCTTCAACACCCAGGAAGGCACCCACGGCGAAAACCGCTTCGGCCCTGACCCGAAACATCATCACTGA
- a CDS encoding DUF1120 domain-containing protein, with protein sequence MKKTLLAVVLAGITCHAMAADSTDLTVKGVLVNAACTPTLDKSEVNFGHIPVASLDATNANQLGSKDVTLTITCDSAMVMGWTTVDGRTDSLQSLSLTSAGADDSSVADATTEYGLGKAGTVNMGAYAIAAKTTGVTYDGTAGDLLEADNVGNGNATAWKKSTTGVTKPGARTFTTAVTGEVAPKAFKVGVFPLKVTAAVQGTDILKITDDTDLDGLATISLSYI encoded by the coding sequence ATGAAAAAGACTCTTCTGGCGGTCGTGCTGGCTGGTATCACATGTCATGCAATGGCGGCGGATTCAACGGATTTAACAGTTAAAGGCGTACTGGTTAATGCTGCATGTACACCAACCCTGGATAAAAGCGAAGTGAACTTCGGTCATATTCCTGTAGCCAGTCTTGATGCGACCAATGCAAACCAGCTGGGCTCGAAAGACGTCACGCTGACTATCACCTGCGATAGCGCTATGGTGATGGGCTGGACTACCGTCGATGGCCGTACCGATTCCCTGCAGTCGCTGAGCCTCACCAGCGCTGGCGCGGACGACAGCAGCGTGGCGGATGCCACTACAGAGTATGGTCTGGGTAAAGCGGGCACCGTCAACATGGGCGCGTATGCTATTGCCGCTAAAACGACGGGCGTCACTTATGACGGCACCGCGGGCGATCTGCTGGAAGCCGATAATGTCGGTAACGGCAATGCGACGGCCTGGAAGAAAAGCACTACGGGCGTAACGAAACCGGGTGCGCGTACTTTTACCACCGCAGTGACTGGCGAAGTCGCGCCGAAAGCGTTCAAAGTGGGCGTATTCCCGCTGAAAGTGACCGCTGCGGTACAGGGTACCGATATTCTGAAGATTACCGACGATACTGACCTGGATGGTCTGGCGACGATTTCGCTTAGCTATATCTAA
- a CDS encoding glutathione S-transferase family protein — protein sequence MGQLIDGVWHDTWYDTKSTGGRFKRSSAAYRNWVTPDGEPGPTGEGGFAAQKDRYHLYVSLACPWAHRTLILRALKGLESFISVSVVHPLMLENGWTFGDDFPAATGDTLYQHDFLYQLYLQADPHYSGRVTVPVLWDKERQTIVSNESADIIRMFNSAFDALGARAGDYYPQALRAEIDELNGWIYDTVNNGVYKAGFATSQQAYDEAVEQVFASLSRLEQILGQQRYLAGDQLTEADIRLWTTLVRFDPVYVTHFKCDKHRISDYLNLHGFLREIYQMPGIAETVDFGHIRHHYFCSHKTINPTGIISIGPWQDLNEPHGRDERFR from the coding sequence ATGGGACAACTGATCGACGGCGTCTGGCACGACACCTGGTATGACACCAAATCCACCGGCGGCCGCTTTAAGCGCTCCTCGGCGGCGTACCGCAACTGGGTCACTCCGGACGGCGAACCCGGCCCGACAGGCGAAGGCGGCTTTGCAGCGCAGAAAGATCGCTACCATCTTTATGTCTCACTCGCCTGCCCGTGGGCGCACCGCACGTTAATTCTGCGTGCGCTGAAAGGGCTGGAGTCGTTTATCTCCGTCTCGGTCGTGCACCCGCTGATGCTGGAAAACGGCTGGACCTTCGGCGACGATTTCCCGGCGGCGACCGGCGACACGCTGTATCAGCACGATTTTCTCTATCAGCTTTATCTTCAGGCCGATCCGCACTACTCCGGGCGCGTCACCGTGCCGGTACTGTGGGATAAAGAGCGCCAGACCATCGTCAGCAACGAATCCGCCGATATCATTCGTATGTTCAATAGCGCCTTTGACGCACTCGGCGCACGTGCGGGCGATTACTATCCGCAGGCGCTGCGCGCAGAAATCGACGAGCTGAACGGCTGGATTTACGACACAGTAAACAACGGCGTCTATAAAGCGGGCTTCGCCACCAGCCAGCAGGCGTATGACGAAGCGGTGGAACAGGTGTTCGCCTCGCTGTCCCGGCTTGAGCAGATCCTCGGTCAGCAGCGTTATCTCGCAGGCGACCAGCTCACCGAAGCCGATATTCGCCTGTGGACGACGCTCGTGCGCTTTGACCCGGTCTACGTGACGCATTTCAAATGCGACAAGCATCGCATCAGCGATTATCTGAACCTGCATGGCTTCCTGCGCGAGATTTACCAGATGCCGGGCATCGCGGAAACCGTGGATTTCGGGCATATCCGCCACCACTATTTTTGCAGCCACAAAACCATTAACCCGACCGGTATTATCTCCATCGGCCCCTGGCAGGATCTTAATGAGCCGCACGGGCGCGATGAGCGCTTCCGCTAA